In Kwoniella newhampshirensis strain CBS 13917 chromosome 4, whole genome shotgun sequence, one DNA window encodes the following:
- a CDS encoding 1-pyrroline-5-carboxylate dehydrogenase yields the protein MSSQLASFKVPVIDNEPMKNYGPGSAERQALQAAVDKMLKSAPFEVPCIVNGKEIKTGDIQSQPMPHDHSKNLATYHAATPEVVASAIEGALAARQTWEELPWADKAAIFLKTADLIAGKYRYEIMAATMLGQGKNAWQAEIDAAAELCDFLRFSVKYVEDLYQQQPPRNSTGVWNRVEFRPLEGFVLAVTPFNFTAIGGNLVGAPAIVGNVVVWKPSPMATYANYITHKIFLEAGMPPSVIQFVPGNPPEVVKQCIDHKDFSGLHFTGSTHVFRQLWKNIAGNLDVYRGYPRIVGETGGKNFHLYHPTADVKSGVVQAIRAAFEYSGQKCSALSRCYVPASLWKNGFKDTLIEETEKITIGPCTSWDHFTGPVINKPAFDKITGIITKAKEQGDEVIAGGSWDESTGYFIKPTVIVTKDPKALTMTTEIFGPVLTVYVYEDSEFEAMPKLIDSTTDYALTGSIFAQDRYALQYVAHHLRNSAGNFYINDKCTGAVVGQQPFGGARASGTNDKSGSMSIFNRFVSMRSIKENFVAPEDYKYPSNLL from the exons ATGTCTTCCCAACTCGCCTCTTTCAAGGTCCCCGTCATTGACAATGAGcccatg AAGAACTACGGTCCCGGCAGTGCCGAGCGACAGGCTCTTCAAGCTGCCGTCGACAAGATGCTCAAGAGCGCTCCGTTCGAAGTCCCTTGTATCGTCAATggaaaggag ATCAAGACCGGTGACATCCAATCCCAACCCATGCCCCACGACCACTCCAAGAACCTTGCCACCTACCACGCCGCCACACCCGAGGTCGTCGCCTCCGCCATCGAGGGAGCCCTCGCTGCTCGTCAGACGTGGGAGGAGCTTCCTTGGGCGGACAAGGCCGCAATCTTCCTCAAGACTGCAGACTTGATTGCTGGCAAATACAGATACGAGATCATGGCTGCTACCATGTTGGGACAGGGAAAGAACGCTTGGCAAGCTGAGATTGATGCTGCTGCAGAG CTTTGTGACTTCCTCCGATTCAGCGTCAAGTACGTCGAGGACCTCTACCAACAGCAACCACCCAGGAACTCTACTGGCGTCTGGAA CCGAGTGGAATTCAGACCCCTCGAAGGTTTCGTCCTCGCCGTCACCCCCTTCAACTTCACCGCTATCGGTGGTAACCTTGTCGGTGCTCCCGCTATTGTCGGAAACGTCGTTGTCTGGAAGCCTTCGCCCATGGCCACCTACGCGAACTACATCACCCacaagatcttcctcgaagCCGGTATGCCCCCCTCCGTCATCCAGTTCGTTCCCGGAAACCCTCCCGAGGTCGTCAAACAATGTATCGACCACAAGGACTTCTCGGGTCTTCACTTCACCGGATCCACCCACGTGTTCAGACAGCTCTGGAAGAACATTGCAGGCAACCTCGATGTCTACCGAGGATACCCCAGAATCGTCGGTGAGACTGGCGGAAAGAacttccacctctaccACCCTACTGCCGACGTCAAGTCAGGTGTCGTCCAGGCTATCCGAGCCGCTTTCGAGTACTCTGGTCAGAAGTGTTCCGCTCTTTCGAGATGTTACGTTCCCGCTTCGCTCTGGAAGAACGGTTTCAAGGACACATTGATCGAGGAGACCGAGAAGATCACCATTGGACCTTGTACCTCATGGGACCACTTCACGGGACCTGTCATCAACAAGCCTGCTTTCGACAAGATCACTGGCATCATCACCAAGGCCAAGGAGCAAGGTGACGAGGTCATCGCTGGTGGTTCAT GGGACGAGTCAACGGGCTACTTCATCAAACCTACAGTCATTGTCACCAAGGACCCCAAGGCCCTCACTATGACCACCGAGATCTTCGGACCAGTACTCACA GTATACGTCTACGAGGATTCCGAATTCGAGGCCATGCCCAAACTCATCGACTCCACCACCGACTACGCTCTCACCGGATCTATCTTCGCGCAAGATCGATACGCCCTCCAATACGTTGCTCACCACCTCCGAAACTCTGCCGGAAACTTCTACATCAACGACAAATGTACCGGAGCCGTCGTTGGACAACAACCGTTTGGTGGTGCTCGAGCGAGCGGAACCAACGATAAATCAGGTTCAATGTCCATCTTCAACCGATTCGTTTCTATGCGATCTATCAAGGAGAACTTTGTCGCTCCTGAAGATTACAAGTACCCTTCCAATTTGCTATAA